From a single Glycine soja cultivar W05 chromosome 19, ASM419377v2, whole genome shotgun sequence genomic region:
- the LOC114398552 gene encoding two-component response regulator ARR2-like, with product MATYPTKEKVNFHPFPEGLTVLAVDDDHNVLVFIKRMCIQWNYRVIAFSDAPSALNFVREKKGCNIDVILTEVHMANMDGYEFLKHATKEINVPIIMMSHDNATTTSALMEAVKHGACDFWIKPLNEKQFRILWTQVARKMWNEKMLAKTDDSSVHGTRVMNTEKNSSTPPKKPRLVWQGELQQRFVRAIMHLGLDKAQPKRILEVMNVPGLTKEHVASHLQKYRVNLKKSNKMITAHQENEMQMQLPNNIESRGMVGASSIFPYAVLHPEEQWPNYYHLEEQQGVPYIAKYPSNMINNAKNFAQPIMTVDDAPICGVLPQSNTVTANNALMHPDMYVAAAASSEAANRLSFTDTFITDKLGV from the exons ATGGCCACATACCCCACTAAGGAGAAGGTTAACTTTCATCCATTCCCAGAAGGTCTTACGGTCCTTGCAGTTGATGATGACCACAATGTTCTTGTATTCATTAAAAGAATGTGTATTCAATGGAATTATCGCG TTATTGCATTCTCTGATGCCCCATCTGCTTTGAATTTTGTGCGGGAGAAAAAAGGTTGCAATATTGATGTGATACTCACTGAAGTTCATATGGCAAATATGGATGGCTATGAATTCCTTAAGCATGCCACTAAGGAAATTAATGTTCCTATTATCA TGATGTCTCATGATAATGCTACGACTACGAGTGCTTTAATGGAAGCTGTTAAACATGGGGCTTGTGATTTTTGGATTAAGCCTTTGAATGAAAAACAATTCAGGATATTGTGGACGCAAGTTGCTAGGAAAATGTGGAATGAAAAGATGCTAGCAAAAACAGATGATTCTTCTGTTCATGGTACTAGAGTGATGAATACAGAAAAGAACAGCTCAACCCCACCAAAGAAGCCCCGTTTAGTGTGGCAAGGAGAATTGCAACAGCGATTTGTCAGGGCTATAATGCATCTTGGGCTTGAta AGGCACAACCAAAGAGGATTCTTGAAGTGATGAATGTTCCCGGTTTGACAAAAGAGCATGTAGCTAGTCATTTGCAG AAATATAGAGTTAATTTGAAgaaatctaataaaatgatCACTGCGCATCAAGAGAATGAGATGCAAATGCAATTACCAAACAATATAGAATCCAGGGGCATGGTAGGCGCATCTAGCATTTTTCCCTATGCAGTCCTTCATCCTGAAGAACAATGGCCTAACTATTACCATCTTGAAGAACAACAAGGTGTGCCATATATAGCAAAATATCCTTCTAACATGATCAATAATGCCAAGAATTTTGCTCAGCCAATAATGACAGTAGATGATGCACCTATATGTGGAGTATTGCCCCAGTCTAATACAGTGACAGCCAACAATGCATTGATGCATCCAGATATGTATGTAGCAGCAGCAGCATCATCAGAGGCAGCAAACA